The following are encoded in a window of Scleropages formosus chromosome 7, fSclFor1.1, whole genome shotgun sequence genomic DNA:
- the LOC108926519 gene encoding COUP transcription factor 2-like — translation MAMVVWRSSQDDVAETQSTLSSQGGPLSLPTHQPGQLNLAASQAAPPTPHTPVQGGPPSTTAQSTPTNQSGQNQAVEKQQPQHIECVVCGDKSSGKHYGQFTCEGCKSFFKRSVRRNLTYTCRANRNCPIDQHHRNQCQYCRLKKCLKVGMRREAVQRGRMPPTQPHHGQFALTNGDPLHCHSYLSGYISLLLRAEPYPTSRYGSQCMQPNNIMGIENICELAARMLFSAVEWARNIPFFPDLQITDQVALLRLTWSELFVLNAAQCSMPLHVAPLLAAAGLHASPMSADRVVAFMDHIRIFQEQVEKLKALHVDSAEYSCLKAIVLFTTDACGLSDVAHVESLQEKSQCALEEYVRSQYPNQPTRFGKLLLRLPSLRTVSSSVIEQLFFVRLVGKTPIETLIRDMLLSGSSFNWPYMSIQ, via the exons ATGGCAATGGTAGTGTGGAGAAGCTCCCAGGACGATGTGGCCGAGACGCAGAGCACCCTGTCTTCTCAAGGAGGACCGCTATCCCTTCCCACCCACCAGCCAGGCCAGCTGAACCTGGCCGCCTCTCAGGCAGCCCCTCCGACCCCGCACACGCCGGTCCAAGGCGGACCCCCGAGCACCACGGCGCAGTCCACGCCGACCAACCAGAGCGGCCAGAACCAGGCGGTGGAGAAGCAGCAGCCGCAGCACATCGAGTGCGTGGTGTGCGGGGACAAGTCGAGCGGCAAACACTACGGCCAGTTCACATGCGAGGGCTGCAAGAGCTTCTTCAAGCGGAGCGTCCGCAGGAACCTCACTTACACATGTCGGGCCAACAGGAACTGTCCCATCGACCAGCACCACCGCAATCAGTGTCAGTACTGCCGACTCAAAAAATGCCTCAAAGTGGGCATGAGACGGGAAG CGGTGCAAAGGGGACGGATGCCACCCACACAGCCGCACCACGGTCAGTTCGCCTTGACAAATGGGGATCCTCTACACTGCCATTCCTACTTGTCCGGATATATCTCTCTTCTTCTGAGAGCGGAGCCATACCCGACGTCCCGATATGGCAGCCAGTGCATGCAACCTAACAACATCATGGGCATCGAGAACATCTGTGAACTGGCAGCGAGGATGCTGTTTAGTGCCGTGGAGTGGGCCAGGAATATCCCCTTCTTCCCAGACCTGCAGATTACGGACCAGGTGGCCCTTCTCAGGTTGACCTGGAGCGAGCTGTTTGTGCTCAACGCTGCACAATGTTCAATGCCACTTCACGTGGCCCCTCTGTTGGCAGCGGCTGGCCTTCACGCCTCCCCCATGTCCGCAGACAGAGTGGTGGCCTTCATGGACCACATTAGGATCTTCCAAGAGCAAGTGGAAAAGCTGAAAGCTTTGCACGTCGACTCTGCAGAATACAGCTGCCTGAAGGCCATAGTGCTCTTCACCACAG ACGCCTGTGGTCTCTCGGACGTGGCCCATGTGGAGAGTTTGCAGGAGAAGTCTCAGTGCGCTCTGGAGGAGTACGTGAGGAGCCAGTACCCCAACCAGCCCACCCGCTTTGGGAAGCTCTTACTGCGCCTGCCCTCCCTCCGCACCGTCTCCTCCTCCGTCATAGAGCAGTTGTTTTTCGTCCGCTTGGTAGGTAAAACCCCAATTGAAACCCTCATCAGGGATATGTTGCTGTCGGGAAGCAGTTTTAACTGGCCTTACATGTCAATCCAGTGA